Proteins encoded together in one Jaculus jaculus isolate mJacJac1 chromosome 7, mJacJac1.mat.Y.cur, whole genome shotgun sequence window:
- the LOC101612096 gene encoding zinc finger CCHC-type and RNA-binding motif-containing protein 1-like — MSGGLAPSRSTVYVSSLPFSLTSNDLYWIFSKYDKVVKVTIMKDKDTRKNKGVAFILFLDKDSAQNCTRAINNKQLFGRVIKASIAINNGRAAEFIRRRNYFDKSKCYDCGESGHLSYACPKNMLGEREPPKKKEKKKKKVPEEEIEEVEVSEEDGEGPALDSLSQAIAFQQAKIEEEQNR, encoded by the coding sequence ATGAGTGGTGGCTTGGCTCCCAGTAGGAGCACAGTTTATGTATCCAGCTTGCCATTCTCCCTAACAAGCAACGACTTGTACTGGATATTTTCCAAGTATGACAAAGTTGTGAAGGTTACTATAATGAAAGACAAAGATACCAGGAAGAATAAAGGggttgcatttattttattcttggatAAAGACTCTGCACAAAACTGTACAAGAGCAATAAACAACAAGCAGTTATTTGGTAGAGTGATAAAAGCGAGTATTGCTATTAATAATGGAAGAGCTGCTGAATTCATCCGCAGGAGAAACTACTTTGATAAATCTAAGTGCTATGACTGTGGGGAAAGTGGACACTTAAGTTATGCCTGCCCCAAAAATATGCTTGGAGAAAGGGagcccccaaaaaagaaagaaaaaaagaaaaaaaaagtaccagaagaagaaattgaagaagTAGAAGTAAGTGAAGAAGATGGGGAGGGTCCTGCTCTGGACAGTCTCAGTCAAGCCATTGCTTTCCAGCAAGCCAAAATTGAAGAAGAGCAAAATAGATGA